The genomic segment ATGGTCATATCATGACTTGTCGAATAACCATTATAGAAGTATTGTTCTCCTTCTATAATTTTAAAATTAACGATCACAACACGTTTATCTTTTTTAAGTGGGTTTTCCCAACGAATTTCCCAATTGGTTCCTTCGTTACTAAGTTCCGCGTCTACATATCCTCGCGATTTCAAATAACCTGCGATTTTTTGTTTATCAGATTCAAAAGCAGATTCCTTAAAAACACCTGATTCAATAATCCCACTTTCTTTTAAATCCATGATCCCTTGCAGATCATAGGTATCGATTTCGTTATTACCAAAAATATTGATTTTACTAACGGGAATTTCTTCCCCTTCATCAATGATGAATTTCACCTTGACCGTGTTAGTTTCAGGGTTAACGGGCTCTGTTTCAAAACGAACATAGGCTAGAAAAAATCCTTCATCTCGGTATTTTTTCAAAATCACTTCTTTGGAAAGAGTCACTTTTTTGGGAGTGATGACTTCGTTTTCTTTTAATGGGATTTTATCACGTAAGTCAGATGGAAAAACTTCATCGGCACCGATAAAATCAATGTCCTTCACACGAGGTCTTTCTTTGACAATCACAAGGATTTTGACCCCATCCCCATCTGCTTCCCCTTGGATATCAATATGGTAAAAGAATCCAGAAACAAAAAGAGCGCGCATATCTGCGTTCAAAATACCTTGTGATAATTGTATCCCAGGACGCATGTCCATTAATTCCAAAATATCATCCGAGGAAGTATTGATATTTCCTTTAAACTCTATTTTGGTAATGACTTTATCTATAAATACAGATTTGTTCGACCAAAGGGAAACCCACTCTGCCGAAACTAGTAAAAGGAGAGATAATACAAAAAGACTAAAGAATTTTATTTTTTTTCGAATATTCAAAAAATCACTTAGATGTGCCTTTTACCATTGCTAGGTTAAAGCGACTAACACCCGCAGCATTGACTGCATCGATTACCTTAACCACAACTTGGTAGGACGCACCACCATCTCCACGAATAATGACTTTGTTTTTTTTAGGGTCCCTTTCTTTTTCTGGACCGAGAAACCCATTGATTTTTTCGGTGAGACCTTCCAAAGCAACAGGGTCAGGATTTTGGTCCAAATAAATTTTACCTTGTTTGTCTACAGTGATTACAAGTTCATCTTTCTGTTTTTCTTTGGCAACACTCGATGAACGTGGCAACTCAACCTTAAGAGCTGTGTTTTTTTCCAAAGTTGCATTCATCAAAAAATAAATCACTATAAAGGAAATAACATCAATCAGAGGAGCAAGTTCGATGTTATTAAATGATTTTTGCGTTTTGCGAAATTTCATTTAATTCTATCGTTTGTTAAGGTGAGGTAACACCAAATCTGTTACGTTTTCCATTTCCGTAATTCTTTCCTCTTTCATTCGAGAAAAAAGATTATAAAAAATGTAAGCAGGAATCGCAATCGCAAGGCCCATAGCAGTAGTAATCAAAGCTTCTGAAATACCAACTTCCGCACCTTGAGTTCCCGCACCTTCAGCAAAGGAACGAACAATCCCGATAACAGTTCCAAGAACCCCAAGTAATGGACCAATCGTAGCAATCGTTCCAAGTCCAGTTAGGTAACGTTCCATCAAATAAATTTGTCGAAAACCCTCTTGGCGAATATCCTCTTCCCAGAACTGAACTCCACGACGTTTGAGATCAAATGCCATACGAAGGAGAACTGCGGCAGGAGACTGAACATCATGGCCGAGTACATCTTTTGCTTCATCCCATTTTTGTTCCCGAGCCAGTTCTCGAACACGACGAAAATGATCTTGTGGGATGGCCTTTAATCGGAAGTAATACACAAGTCGTTCTACAATGATGGTAAAACCAACAATAGAAACAAAGATGATTAAAATAGGAATGGTTTGTGGAGGAACCGAGGATATGATTGAATCTGATTTAGCGAAAGGAAAAAACATGAATGGGACCCCATTGAAGGATTACGAATAGAGTTTTCAGTCTTCCCTTTTTCGCCAAATACTATTTTTAAATGACTAACCTGCTTTTTTCATCAGTAGGTCTGTGGCTGCTTTTAACACCGCAGAAGTCACTTGTTTGCCACCAATCATCCTTGCCAACTCCCGTTTTCGTTCTTCAAAGTCAAGAACCGAAGCCTGTGATACGGTTCTACCGCCTTCCTGCCGTTTTTCGATCTTGATTTGGTGGTCTCCCGCGGCAGCAACTTGTTGGGTATGCGTGATCAGGAGAATTTGCGAGTTTCTTGCTAGTTTTTTAAGCTTTGTCGCCATAGCTTCGGCAGCCTCACCTCCAAGACCCGTGTCCACCTCATCCAGAACCAACATTTGCGGGGATGGAGCCTGTTTTCCGAGTACGCTGCGAAGGGCAAGCATCACCCGAGACAATTCCCCTCCAGAAGCCACTTTGCGGAGTGGACGCGGTTTTTCTCCCGGATTGGCACTAAAATAGAACTCAATTTGGTCCAAGCCCGATTCGGAAAGGAAATAGGATTTGGAGCCTTCTTCCACTTCGCCTTCAGGATTTTCTTCCCAACGAAGAACCACTTGGAGTTTTCCACCCTCAAGCCCTAAATCGGCCATTTCCTTTTGGACATCTTCCTCAAACTGGGAAATGACATTGCGGCGCAATTTGGACAATTGAAATCCGAGTTCCTTCATCTCGCTAAGGCATTGGTCTTTTTTGATTCGTAAAAAATCTTCATCACCTGCTTGTTCATTCCAACGTTCCAGTTCTGATTTTTTCTCCTCTAACAAAAGATTGATCTCGGTTAAACTGACATTGTATTTTTTCTTTAATTTTTTGATATCTTGGAGTCTGGACTGAACCATATCCAATCTTTCAGGACTAAAAAATAATTCCTCTTCCTCTTCTCTGATGATCGACTTTAGAGATTTTAACCTGTCGTAAACCTCTTCCCATTCTTCCAACATTTCCTTTTTTTCAGGAATTAAAATGGAAACCTTTTGGATGGCATGAATGAGTGTGGGAAATACTTTTAGAATTGAATTTTCCTTTTCCGTTAATTCCTCTAATACCAAACGGTAGTTTTCTGCTAGTTTTTCCCCATTTGCCAAAAGGGATTCTTCTGAAGACAAACTTTCATCTTCTCCTTCTTTCGGAGAAATGGATTCGATCTCTTCAATTTCATACTCGAGGATTTCTTTTCGTTTGAGCATACTCCGTCTTGTTTCTTCAAAATCATTTAGTTTTTGTTTCCAATGGCGGTATTGTTGTAATGCAGATTTGAATTTAAATTTTAAGGATTCCAAATTGCCGAACCGGTCAAGAAACTCCAATTGGTTGGACTTTTCGAGTAGAAAGAGTTGTTCGTTTTGGGAATGGATCTCCGCCATAGTTTTTCCCAGTTCCCGCAAATGGGTGGTGGATGCCAAACTCTCCCCAATTTTCACCCGTGCCTTTCCATCTTTCATGAGTTCTTTAGTGATGATGATCTCATCCCCCGTATAACGGAAACCCTGCTCCATCAAATAGTCTTTGGCTAAGTTTTGTCCGGTTAAAGAAAGGACAGCTTGTAAGGAATACCTTTCCTTACCTTGCCTAATATTGGCAGTGGAGCAACGTCCCCCAAACAAGGAAGCCAATGCATCGAAAATTAAGGATTTTCCAGCACCGGACTCGCCAGTAAAGACAGAGAGACCATCCGCAAGGGAAAGTTCCAGGGATTCAAAGAGTGCAAAATCTTTAATTTTCAAATGTGTAATCATATAGACTCCTGTTTGCTAAACATACAATTACTACTTAACAAACAAGTAGTCAATGAAATTTTTTAGATTTGGACAAAAAACGAAATTCTCTCTTTTTCCCATCTGAAACACTGGTGGAAAAGGTCCCTTATGAAAGATTTAGAAGGAAAAATCCACCTTGTATCCAGTTTGCCCCTATTCCGAAGTTTGTCTCGGAAGGAAAAGGTTTGGGTGGCCGAATCGGTCCATATCGTAGAATCAGAAAGGGAAGAAACCCTATTCACGGCAGGAGACTCGGATAGAAGTTTATATCTAATTCTTTCGGGCGGAATCAAATTGTTCCTTCCTAAAAAAGGAGAGGGCAAGCGAGAAGAAGAAGTCCAATACCTCAAAAAAGGGGAGTATTTTGGAATCCAATCCCTACTCACTGGAGAAAAACATAGCCATACGGCTGTTACAGTTTCCGAATCTAGATTCCTTGTTCTTTCCCAATCGGGATTCCAAAAATTAATCCAAAAAATTCCTTATTTATCTCTTACATTTTCTAAAATGCTCACCAAGTCACTCCGGGGAGAACTTTTAGGTGGGAGAGAATACTTTCGTAACTCTGTGGTTTGTTTGGTGCATTCCGATCCAATTGCGAGAGAAACTTTGGCCAAAGAACTTGTAAGTTCCATAGAAGAAGAATCCGGAAAAAAATCTGTAATTTTACATTTTGGACCAAATGGGCAAACCGAGAATCCTTATTTAAAATCGTATAAGTTTAAGGATTCGGACCGTATCAAAGAAACCCTTGGCAAACATTATGCCAGCCATTCTTTTATTTTTTTGGAAGTGTTTCCAGAAACAGATGAAGAACTCAAACGTCTGTTAATTGACGAAGCTGACCATATAGAAAACTATATTTCTTTGAATCAAAAAATCAATCTTTGTGATTCCATCACAAGTGAATCCAAAGAAAATGAAATTCTTTACCATGAAACCAATATCAGGGATTTAATCGAACATGGGAAATGGGAAATCCATATCAGACGAAAGGCAAGAGAACTTTCTGGAGTCCAAATTGGTGTAGCTCTCGGTGGTGGTGCTGCCCTTGGCCTTGCGCAGGTTGGAATCATGAAGGTGATGGAAGAGGAAGGTTTTGTTCCCGATATGATTGCAGGAACTAGTATTGGCGCTGTCATTGGCGCCTTCTGGGCGAGTGGTCTTGGATACAAAGGGATCTTACCTCTCCTTGCGGAAATTGATAGTATCTTCAAAATGTTCAAACTGGTGGATTTATCCTTTCCGGGACAAGGGCTTTTGCATGGCAAACATGTCCGTTCCCTCCTTGAAAAGTATTTGGGAGATTTATATTTTGAAGACCTTCCGATCAAACTGAGACTCATTAGTTGTGATATCTCAACGAGACAAGAAATTGTTCTTTCCGAAGGAAAGGTTTTGGATGCGGTGATGTCTAGTATTTCGATCCCGGGAGTTTTTGTTCCCCAACCTCAAGAGAATGGAAAAACTTATGTGGACGGAGGGATTGTCAACCCCCTTCCCGTTTCTGCCCTAAGTCATGAAGGTGTTGGGAAAATCATCGCCATCAATTCCATGCCGAGTTCCAAAGATGAAATGAAAACAAACAAACTTTTGAATTTGAATGTATTGGACATCATTGTGAATAGTTTGTATTCTTTGCAATACCGGATTGGAAAGTACAGTGCGCAAGAAGCAGATGTTTATTTAAACCCCATCCTTCCTAACTCCAATTGGTTTGAATTTTGGCGGAGTGCTGAATTCATTCAACTCGGGGAAACCGTTGTCAAAAGTTCCCTCGAGGAAATCAAACAGTTGTTTAGCGAAAAAAACTAATCCCTATCGGGAGAAAGGATCACTATGTTAAATGGATTTCTTTCGTT from the Leptospira congkakensis genome contains:
- a CDS encoding ExbD/TolR family protein; this translates as MKFRKTQKSFNNIELAPLIDVISFIVIYFLMNATLEKNTALKVELPRSSSVAKEKQKDELVITVDKQGKIYLDQNPDPVALEGLTEKINGFLGPEKERDPKKNKVIIRGDGGASYQVVVKVIDAVNAAGVSRFNLAMVKGTSK
- a CDS encoding MotA/TolQ/ExbB proton channel family protein encodes the protein MFFPFAKSDSIISSVPPQTIPILIIFVSIVGFTIIVERLVYYFRLKAIPQDHFRRVRELAREQKWDEAKDVLGHDVQSPAAVLLRMAFDLKRRGVQFWEEDIRQEGFRQIYLMERYLTGLGTIATIGPLLGVLGTVIGIVRSFAEGAGTQGAEVGISEALITTAMGLAIAIPAYIFYNLFSRMKEERITEMENVTDLVLPHLNKR
- the recN gene encoding DNA repair protein RecN, whose translation is MITHLKIKDFALFESLELSLADGLSVFTGESGAGKSLIFDALASLFGGRCSTANIRQGKERYSLQAVLSLTGQNLAKDYLMEQGFRYTGDEIIITKELMKDGKARVKIGESLASTTHLRELGKTMAEIHSQNEQLFLLEKSNQLEFLDRFGNLESLKFKFKSALQQYRHWKQKLNDFEETRRSMLKRKEILEYEIEEIESISPKEGEDESLSSEESLLANGEKLAENYRLVLEELTEKENSILKVFPTLIHAIQKVSILIPEKKEMLEEWEEVYDRLKSLKSIIREEEEELFFSPERLDMVQSRLQDIKKLKKKYNVSLTEINLLLEEKKSELERWNEQAGDEDFLRIKKDQCLSEMKELGFQLSKLRRNVISQFEEDVQKEMADLGLEGGKLQVVLRWEENPEGEVEEGSKSYFLSESGLDQIEFYFSANPGEKPRPLRKVASGGELSRVMLALRSVLGKQAPSPQMLVLDEVDTGLGGEAAEAMATKLKKLARNSQILLITHTQQVAAAGDHQIKIEKRQEGGRTVSQASVLDFEERKRELARMIGGKQVTSAVLKAATDLLMKKAG
- a CDS encoding patatin-like phospholipase family protein — its product is MKDLEGKIHLVSSLPLFRSLSRKEKVWVAESVHIVESEREETLFTAGDSDRSLYLILSGGIKLFLPKKGEGKREEEVQYLKKGEYFGIQSLLTGEKHSHTAVTVSESRFLVLSQSGFQKLIQKIPYLSLTFSKMLTKSLRGELLGGREYFRNSVVCLVHSDPIARETLAKELVSSIEEESGKKSVILHFGPNGQTENPYLKSYKFKDSDRIKETLGKHYASHSFIFLEVFPETDEELKRLLIDEADHIENYISLNQKINLCDSITSESKENEILYHETNIRDLIEHGKWEIHIRRKARELSGVQIGVALGGGAALGLAQVGIMKVMEEEGFVPDMIAGTSIGAVIGAFWASGLGYKGILPLLAEIDSIFKMFKLVDLSFPGQGLLHGKHVRSLLEKYLGDLYFEDLPIKLRLISCDISTRQEIVLSEGKVLDAVMSSISIPGVFVPQPQENGKTYVDGGIVNPLPVSALSHEGVGKIIAINSMPSSKDEMKTNKLLNLNVLDIIVNSLYSLQYRIGKYSAQEADVYLNPILPNSNWFEFWRSAEFIQLGETVVKSSLEEIKQLFSEKN